One candidate division WOR-3 bacterium DNA window includes the following coding sequences:
- the kdsB gene encoding 3-deoxy-manno-octulosonate cytidylyltransferase: protein MILGVIPVRIGSKRLPFKPLLNLGGKPLFFWAVEKALECKKLDEVLVATDSKEIAEKTTALKRVKCVLTPDLPSGSDRAAWVSRKREDVEIVANIQGDEPFICPEDIDRTIDSLLKDPLADMATLYTKFDEDDDPSSPDKVKIVSDRRGYALYFSRAKIPYPRDGMRFAFLKHLGLYVFRMQFLINFTENPTSTLEKVEMLEQLRALEMGAKIKLIEAKKPSYGIDTEEDYKKAQTIVKGESHRWHKNTS, encoded by the coding sequence ATGATCCTCGGCGTCATACCTGTGAGGATTGGTTCAAAAAGGCTTCCCTTCAAACCTCTTCTGAACCTCGGTGGGAAGCCTCTTTTCTTTTGGGCTGTCGAGAAAGCGCTTGAATGCAAAAAGCTCGACGAAGTTTTAGTGGCCACTGATTCAAAAGAAATAGCCGAAAAAACGACAGCTCTGAAAAGAGTAAAATGCGTTTTGACTCCTGATTTACCGAGCGGGTCTGACAGAGCGGCTTGGGTCAGCAGAAAAAGAGAAGACGTCGAAATAGTCGCGAACATCCAGGGGGACGAGCCTTTTATCTGCCCGGAAGACATCGACAGAACTATAGACTCTCTTTTAAAAGACCCCCTAGCAGACATGGCGACTCTTTACACTAAATTCGACGAAGACGATGACCCTTCTTCCCCCGACAAGGTGAAAATTGTATCGGACAGAAGGGGTTACGCCCTGTATTTTTCTAGGGCTAAAATCCCTTATCCAAGAGACGGCATGCGCTTCGCTTTTCTCAAACATTTGGGGCTTTATGTCTTCAGAATGCAATTCCTTATAAACTTCACCGAAAACCCTACAAGCACCCTTGAAAAGGTGGAAATGCTCGAACAGCTGAGGGCTTTGGAAATGGGCGCAAAAATAAAACTAATAGAGGCAAAAAAACCTTCTTATGGAATTGACACAGAAGAAGATTACAAAAAAGCCCAAACAATTGTGAAGGGAGAGTCTCACAGATGGCACAAAAATACGTCGTAG
- a CDS encoding CTP synthase: protein MAQKYVVVVGGVISGVGKGIASASIAKILVEYGYKTTAIKIDPYINFDAGTLRPTEHGEVWVTDDGGEIDQDLGNYERFIGEQIPKKNNITTGQVYWAVIEKERNGKFLGETVQFIPHIPDEIIQRIEESSAEHEIAVIEIGGTIGDYENIPFLFALKSLEKKLGQGSFSYVLLTYLPIPGNIGEMKTKPTQQAIKLLSQHGIFPDIILCRAKTEIDQIRKKKIEIYANIPAEMVISAPDVSSVYSVPLNFERESLGKKILMTLDLKPKKEGDWSQWQKLVTHIMNPSKEISIGMIGKYIETGNYQLEDAYISVKHALEHAGANSDCRVKILWISASHVQTESEIAQSLEDLDGIIVPGGFGRHGIEGKIKAIKIARELRIPYLGLCLGMQLALVEIARNILGLEGADSTENEPHTPHPVVTLLPSQQEAMLHSRYGASMRLGAYLANIINGTKISSLYIRSDRVQRDARVIESFTSGKEKFRLGVKPKNGDFIEVIERHRHRYEINPAYIRRFEEAGVVFSGFHIRHDKEEPLMEFIELQDHPFFIATQAHPEFKSSLVDPSPLFTGFIRSCLEKHYGKPD, encoded by the coding sequence ATGGCACAAAAATACGTCGTAGTCGTCGGCGGTGTTATAAGCGGAGTCGGCAAGGGAATAGCTTCCGCTTCCATAGCTAAGATACTCGTTGAATACGGTTATAAAACAACAGCTATAAAAATCGATCCATACATCAATTTCGACGCCGGGACTTTAAGACCCACCGAGCACGGCGAAGTTTGGGTGACAGACGACGGTGGAGAAATCGACCAGGATCTCGGTAACTACGAAAGGTTTATCGGAGAACAGATCCCCAAAAAGAATAATATAACAACAGGGCAAGTTTACTGGGCGGTGATCGAAAAGGAAAGAAACGGAAAATTTTTGGGAGAAACAGTTCAATTCATCCCTCACATACCAGACGAAATAATACAAAGAATAGAAGAATCTTCCGCAGAACACGAAATAGCGGTAATTGAGATAGGCGGCACTATTGGCGACTACGAAAACATCCCCTTTCTTTTCGCACTAAAAAGCCTCGAGAAAAAATTAGGACAGGGAAGTTTTTCCTATGTTCTTCTCACCTACCTTCCAATACCTGGAAACATAGGAGAGATGAAGACCAAACCGACACAGCAGGCAATTAAACTATTGTCTCAGCACGGAATATTCCCTGACATAATTCTCTGCCGTGCGAAAACTGAAATTGACCAGATAAGAAAAAAGAAAATTGAAATCTACGCTAACATCCCCGCGGAAATGGTGATTTCCGCTCCCGACGTCTCCTCTGTTTACTCTGTTCCCCTGAATTTCGAAAGAGAAAGCCTCGGAAAAAAAATTCTCATGACCCTCGATTTAAAACCGAAAAAAGAGGGGGACTGGTCGCAGTGGCAAAAACTCGTAACCCATATAATGAACCCATCCAAAGAGATTTCCATAGGAATGATTGGAAAATATATCGAAACCGGCAATTATCAACTCGAAGACGCCTACATATCGGTCAAGCATGCGCTTGAACACGCGGGAGCCAATTCCGACTGCAGGGTTAAAATCTTGTGGATCAGCGCTTCACACGTGCAAACAGAGTCTGAAATAGCACAGTCCCTTGAAGATCTCGACGGAATAATCGTGCCTGGGGGATTCGGCAGACACGGAATTGAAGGTAAAATTAAGGCCATAAAAATAGCGAGAGAACTGAGAATCCCTTACCTTGGGCTTTGCCTGGGAATGCAGCTCGCTTTGGTTGAAATAGCGCGTAATATACTCGGGCTCGAAGGGGCTGATTCAACGGAAAACGAACCTCATACTCCGCACCCGGTCGTCACGCTTCTGCCTTCTCAGCAGGAAGCTATGCTGCATTCGAGATACGGAGCGAGCATGCGTCTCGGCGCGTATCTTGCAAACATCATAAACGGGACTAAAATATCCTCTCTTTACATTCGTTCAGACAGAGTCCAGAGAGACGCTCGCGTCATAGAATCATTCACCTCTGGCAAAGAAAAGTTCAGATTGGGCGTCAAACCAAAGAATGGGGACTTCATCGAAGTCATAGAAAGACACAGACACAGGTACGAGATAAATCCGGCTTACATCAGGCGTTTTGAAGAGGCAGGTGTTGTTTTCTCGGGATTCCACATAAGACATGACAAAGAGGAACCTTTGATGGAGTTTATAGAATTACAGGATCATCCATTTTTTATAGCCACACAGGCGCACCCGGAATTCAAGTCAAGCCTTGTGGACCCTTCCCCTTTATTCACCGGTTTTATCAGATCCTGCCTGGAAAAACACTACGGAAAACCAGATTGA
- the truA gene encoding tRNA pseudouridine(38-40) synthase TruA: MRRIKFEVSYDGRQFSGWQIQKAKRTAQEELEKAIFSVTKNISKVTGAGRTDAGVHAIGQTAHCDIQCDIQDLDLLRAVNSNLPCDLKVKNLLTVEPDFHSTKDAGERQYVYRIEYTSGNPFTRGFAWQLRKRLSVEKMAKTALLLKGKHDFSAFCIKKSLKQNNEVDLRAVEIVSLQNGLLLFFAADRYLHKLIRSIVGMLYDVGRGKADPETAEVALLRKNRIYGGFTAPAQGLYLYRVLYSGENANFSKEEFFSNFTGT, encoded by the coding sequence TTGAGAAGAATAAAATTTGAAGTCTCCTACGATGGGAGACAATTCAGCGGGTGGCAAATTCAAAAAGCCAAAAGAACCGCCCAGGAAGAGCTTGAAAAAGCGATTTTCTCGGTCACCAAAAACATTTCAAAAGTCACGGGAGCCGGTAGGACAGACGCCGGGGTTCATGCGATAGGACAGACAGCTCATTGTGACATTCAATGTGACATACAGGACTTAGACCTTCTCAGGGCTGTAAATTCGAATTTACCCTGTGATTTGAAGGTAAAAAATCTCTTGACGGTCGAACCTGATTTTCATTCGACCAAAGACGCAGGGGAAAGACAATACGTTTACAGGATTGAGTACACTTCGGGCAATCCCTTCACCAGAGGATTCGCGTGGCAGTTGAGAAAGCGGCTCTCCGTTGAAAAGATGGCTAAAACCGCATTGTTGTTGAAAGGTAAACACGATTTTTCAGCTTTTTGCATAAAAAAAAGCCTAAAACAGAACAACGAAGTAGATCTCAGAGCTGTTGAAATAGTCAGTTTACAAAATGGACTACTGCTTTTTTTCGCGGCTGACCGTTATCTTCACAAATTGATAAGGTCCATCGTAGGAATGCTCTACGACGTAGGAAGGGGTAAAGCGGACCCGGAAACGGCTGAAGTGGCGCTTTTACGGAAAAACAGAATATACGGCGGCTTCACGGCTCCAGCCCAAGGGCTTTACCTCTACAGAGTTCTTTACTCAGGGGAAAACGCAAATTTTTCAAAAGAAGAATTTTTCAGCAACTTCACCGGGACATGA
- a CDS encoding adenylosuccinate lyase gives MGTLERYTLPEMKELWSDENRFRTWLKVELAQCRARMELDQIPKAEFGEIEKKADFDLERIREIEEEVEHDVIAFLSSVAEKVGEPSRHIHYGMTSSDVLDTSLALLLSEAGEMIQNELKSLIQKTKTMALKTKHFVMMGRTHGVHAEPITLGLKLLSLRENFKRSLSLLKNATENIKYGKISGPVGAYGNIDPYVEKRTLEILGLKTEPVSTQIIPRDRHMLFVMALAHTASGIERAALQIRLLQRTETGEISEPFSSRQKGSSAMPHKKNPVICERICGLSRLFRGFTTAAIENVSLWDERDISHSSAERVVLPNATSLLLYILKKMQYIIDNLSVDTVKMTNNKNLSGQRYLSGAFLLKLCEKGMNRDEAYRIIQSAALKAQEAEKSLVEILSYDEFFTGFFKEKEVLQIADEENLLKNVDFVFDRVFDSEKEE, from the coding sequence ATGGGCACCCTGGAAAGATACACGTTGCCAGAAATGAAGGAACTTTGGTCCGACGAAAACAGGTTTCGGACTTGGCTAAAAGTCGAGCTCGCCCAGTGCAGAGCGAGAATGGAATTAGACCAAATTCCTAAAGCAGAGTTCGGGGAAATCGAGAAAAAAGCGGATTTCGACCTGGAGAGAATCCGTGAAATAGAAGAAGAAGTCGAGCATGACGTCATAGCTTTTCTCAGTTCTGTAGCCGAGAAGGTAGGTGAACCTTCAAGGCATATCCATTACGGTATGACTTCATCTGACGTGCTCGACACATCTCTCGCCTTGCTCCTTTCAGAAGCCGGAGAGATGATTCAAAATGAGCTCAAATCGTTGATTCAAAAGACAAAAACCATGGCGCTGAAGACAAAGCACTTTGTAATGATGGGAAGGACACACGGCGTCCACGCGGAACCCATAACCCTCGGTCTGAAACTGCTCTCTCTCAGAGAAAATTTCAAACGTTCACTCTCCCTGTTGAAGAACGCGACTGAAAACATTAAGTATGGAAAGATTTCGGGTCCGGTGGGGGCTTATGGGAACATCGACCCTTACGTCGAAAAAAGAACACTCGAAATTCTCGGGCTTAAAACCGAACCTGTTTCTACTCAAATCATACCGAGGGACAGACACATGCTATTCGTTATGGCTCTTGCGCACACAGCCTCAGGGATTGAAAGAGCGGCTCTACAGATAAGGCTGCTTCAGAGAACGGAGACAGGCGAAATATCAGAGCCGTTTTCATCTCGTCAAAAGGGGTCTTCCGCGATGCCTCACAAAAAAAATCCCGTTATTTGCGAGAGAATTTGCGGACTTTCAAGACTTTTCAGAGGCTTTACGACAGCGGCTATTGAAAACGTCTCTCTTTGGGACGAAAGAGATATAAGCCATTCTTCCGCTGAGAGAGTTGTTTTGCCAAACGCGACCAGTTTATTGCTTTATATACTAAAAAAAATGCAGTATATTATAGACAATCTTTCGGTTGACACAGTCAAAATGACGAACAATAAAAATTTGTCCGGGCAGAGGTATTTGTCTGGAGCTTTTTTATTGAAGCTCTGTGAAAAGGGGATGAACAGAGACGAAGCGTACAGAATAATACAATCCGCGGCACTAAAGGCTCAAGAGGCAGAAAAATCCCTCGTGGAAATTCTTTCCTACGACGAGTTTTTCACCGGTTTTTTCAAAGAAAAGGAGGTTTTGCAAATTGCCGACGAAGAAAATCTTCTCAAGAATGTCGATTTTGTTTTTGATAGAGTATTTGACTCTGAAAAGGAGGAATAG
- a CDS encoding acyl-CoA dehydrogenase family protein, with the protein MISPTELFFTEEQNEIKELSRKIAEEKILPVRAEYDNKDIFPREILAELAKSDLFRVFIPEQYDGLGGGTTELSIVTEELSRICGGIAICYAASGLGAMPILLHGSDAQKKKYLPPIASGDKLAAFAITEAEAGSDSANIKTKAVRKGDQYILNGTKQFITSGSEADIYVVFVTTNPNKGIRGLSALIVEKGAEGFTFGKKEKKMGIRSSITTELVFDNCPVPKENIIGGEGRGFRIAMDTFDRSRPGVASQAIGIAQGAFEIALEYASKRVQFEQAIINFQGIGFMLADMETSIQAARSLNFTVAKYVDSGVKDIGKLSAMTKVFASDVAMKVTTDAVQILGGYGYMRDYPVEKMMRDAKITQIYEGTNQIQRSIIMTKLIHEMAQKK; encoded by the coding sequence ATGATTTCACCGACCGAATTATTTTTTACCGAAGAACAAAATGAGATAAAGGAACTTTCGAGAAAAATTGCGGAAGAGAAAATACTCCCTGTAAGAGCCGAATACGATAATAAAGATATTTTTCCAAGGGAAATTCTCGCCGAACTCGCCAAATCCGATCTATTCAGGGTTTTCATCCCCGAACAATACGACGGATTGGGAGGCGGCACAACAGAGCTTTCGATTGTAACAGAAGAACTCTCGAGAATTTGCGGCGGTATAGCCATTTGCTATGCGGCGAGCGGTTTAGGCGCGATGCCCATTCTGCTTCACGGCAGCGACGCTCAGAAGAAAAAATACCTCCCTCCCATAGCGAGCGGAGATAAACTTGCGGCGTTCGCGATAACTGAAGCGGAAGCAGGATCCGATTCCGCAAACATAAAAACCAAAGCTGTGCGCAAGGGTGATCAATACATCCTCAACGGGACTAAGCAATTCATAACTTCAGGCAGCGAAGCCGACATCTACGTAGTCTTCGTCACGACAAATCCCAACAAAGGCATAAGAGGTCTTTCAGCTCTGATAGTCGAGAAAGGCGCCGAAGGTTTTACTTTCGGCAAAAAAGAGAAAAAAATGGGTATCAGGTCATCCATCACAACAGAACTTGTTTTCGACAACTGCCCTGTACCAAAAGAAAACATAATCGGCGGGGAAGGAAGAGGATTCAGAATAGCAATGGACACTTTTGACAGATCGAGACCCGGTGTAGCCTCCCAGGCGATAGGAATAGCCCAGGGGGCTTTCGAAATCGCCCTTGAATACGCTTCAAAAAGAGTGCAGTTTGAACAGGCGATAATTAACTTTCAGGGAATAGGATTCATGCTCGCTGACATGGAGACTTCAATCCAAGCAGCTAGAAGCCTCAACTTCACGGTCGCCAAATACGTCGATTCCGGAGTCAAAGACATTGGAAAACTCTCGGCGATGACAAAAGTATTTGCCAGCGACGTCGCGATGAAAGTGACGACGGACGCGGTTCAAATCCTCGGAGGCTACGGTTATATGCGTGATTACCCCGTGGAGAAGATGATGCGTGACGCGAAAATTACCCAGATCTACGAAGGTACAAACCAGATACAAAGATCCATAATAATGACCAAGCTCATACATGAAATGGCACAGAAAAAATAG
- a CDS encoding bifunctional enoyl-CoA hydratase/phosphate acetyltransferase encodes MKLIQTFEELVDKAKSCPKQTVSVACGDDPDTIEAIARAVNEGFVHAIMVGDKNLTEELAKKVGIDHKIFEYIDEADRKTAGKKAVELVKQKKADIIMKGMISTSDYARAVLDKEKGLMPPKSTLSHVTIAKVPSYPKFLILSDVAILPQPDLSQKALMIEYCVEIAKFLGIDLPKIAILSASEKVEPKIQSSIDAALLTKMAERGQIKNCIVDGPLALDICISNHSLKAKKLSSPVNGEADVIIFPNIEAGNSFYKGLVYLANGVVAAIIVGATAPGVLVSRADSDDTKFYSIALASLAASSRMGDK; translated from the coding sequence ATGAAATTGATCCAGACTTTCGAAGAACTTGTAGATAAAGCCAAATCATGCCCAAAACAGACCGTTTCAGTCGCATGTGGAGATGACCCTGACACGATAGAAGCTATAGCGAGAGCCGTAAACGAAGGATTCGTTCACGCCATAATGGTTGGGGACAAAAATCTCACCGAAGAATTGGCGAAAAAAGTGGGCATTGACCACAAAATATTTGAATATATAGACGAGGCAGACAGAAAGACAGCCGGAAAGAAAGCTGTCGAACTCGTAAAGCAGAAAAAAGCCGATATCATAATGAAAGGCATGATTTCCACTTCGGATTACGCCAGGGCTGTTCTCGATAAAGAAAAAGGCTTGATGCCTCCGAAATCGACTTTGTCTCACGTCACCATAGCCAAAGTTCCGTCTTATCCGAAATTTCTGATTTTGTCGGATGTGGCGATCCTTCCTCAACCCGACCTTTCCCAGAAAGCCCTGATGATAGAATACTGCGTGGAAATCGCCAAATTTCTCGGTATAGACCTCCCGAAAATCGCCATATTATCAGCCTCGGAAAAGGTCGAGCCGAAAATTCAATCTTCGATAGATGCCGCTCTTCTCACAAAAATGGCTGAAAGAGGGCAGATAAAAAATTGCATAGTAGACGGACCTCTCGCCCTCGACATATGTATAAGCAACCACTCCTTGAAAGCAAAAAAATTGTCTTCTCCCGTAAACGGCGAAGCGGACGTGATAATTTTCCCTAACATTGAGGCGGGGAACTCTTTTTATAAAGGTCTTGTATATCTGGCAAACGGAGTAGTGGCTGCTATTATCGTCGGCGCTACAGCGCCTGGAGTTCTGGTGTCGAGAGCCGATAGCGACGACACCAAGTTTTACTCAATAGCTTTAGCTTCTCTCGCGGCTTCTTCAAGAATGGGGGATAAATAA
- a CDS encoding ketoacyl-ACP synthase III, producing the protein MFKAKIYGTGSYVPERVITNQDFEKYLDTSDKWITERSGIKERHWVRDDQATSDMVLESSKKAIESSGIDPDKIDMIIVATISPDHLFPSTACLVQQKLNLRTIPAFDISAACTGFIYAMEIARNFIANKTARYILVSAAETLSKISDKDDRSTVVLFGDGAGSVLLGPSEGKSGIISTRIYSDGNLSKLLEMPAGGSRYPASEETVKNKMHYLKMQGNETYKHAVTKMGNVAIEVLKLAGITGKEVDIFIPHQANYRIMESTALRAGVAVEKVYVTIHKYGNMSAATIPVALDEAVRENKIKPGDVVLLDAFGGGLTWGATVLRW; encoded by the coding sequence ATGTTTAAAGCAAAAATATACGGGACCGGCTCTTATGTTCCGGAGAGGGTAATTACAAATCAGGATTTTGAAAAATATCTCGACACTTCAGATAAATGGATAACCGAAAGATCAGGTATAAAAGAGAGACATTGGGTCAGAGACGATCAAGCGACGTCTGACATGGTGCTGGAATCTTCAAAGAAAGCCATCGAATCTTCAGGAATCGACCCGGATAAAATTGACATGATCATAGTAGCGACCATATCACCCGACCATTTATTTCCTTCAACGGCATGCTTGGTCCAGCAGAAGCTGAACCTAAGAACCATCCCTGCTTTTGATATTTCAGCCGCCTGCACCGGGTTCATATACGCAATGGAAATAGCCCGTAATTTCATAGCAAACAAAACAGCGCGGTACATTTTAGTGTCGGCGGCGGAGACTTTGTCGAAAATTTCAGACAAGGACGACAGGAGCACAGTCGTGCTTTTTGGGGACGGAGCAGGTTCGGTTTTGCTCGGACCGTCGGAAGGAAAAAGCGGTATCATCTCGACAAGAATTTATTCAGACGGAAACCTTTCAAAACTTTTAGAAATGCCAGCGGGGGGCTCCCGCTATCCAGCATCCGAAGAGACGGTAAAAAACAAGATGCATTATTTGAAAATGCAGGGAAACGAGACCTACAAGCACGCCGTGACCAAAATGGGCAACGTCGCCATCGAAGTTCTCAAACTCGCCGGTATCACCGGGAAGGAAGTCGACATTTTCATACCTCATCAGGCAAATTACAGAATAATGGAGTCAACTGCTCTCAGGGCAGGCGTTGCAGTCGAAAAGGTATACGTGACAATTCATAAATATGGGAATATGTCAGCGGCGACTATCCCTGTAGCTCTCGATGAAGCAGTCAGAGAGAACAAGATAAAACCCGGCGATGTCGTTCTTCTCGACGCTTTTGGAGGAGGATTGACTTGGGGGGCAACGGTTTTGAGGTGGTGA
- a CDS encoding DUF2344 domain-containing protein has product MGGNGFEVVINGFAEILFKVKHPTRYIGNEINSTLKSTEPLFLLCYPDVYEIGMSNLGIQILRHILASEGYNSERVFSPDRDLERELTLRDLPLFSLESKTPVKNFPVLGFSLECELNITNMINVLTLGKIPLSRLERDDDDPVVIAGGASVLNPEPWSFFIDAFVEGEAEFVILKIALLAEEYKKKRITRHEFLKELSLLQGVYVPEFPCEIVEYLRVDELLFEHAPLPPIVPFMKTTHDRQAVEISRGCPRSCKFCQAGSVSRNVRHRPAKDVIEIAKAGIEMSGWEELSLLSLSVCDHPELDLMVADLYPYLKRNRTNLSLPSLRADSVSEHVLKIAGDLGHRTLTLAPEAGNESLRTSIGKTMKDQDILTSVERAVKYGFERIKFYFMVGLPGEKDRDLEDIADLVLDVSKAMKKKDIRVSIAPFVPRPHTLFQNAPQESYEEITRKYCLIANKLQKMRRNINFRDPKVSFVEGLLSRGAENISAAAIYAFNSGSRFDQWHENFNFELWKDSLERAGVDIHGESKNPSYIQKRWERIKVRHTPSKPHTRVYEKLSFTPPSSGFVLSNPGKVFYYRLKYSKEEPLRHISHLELTNAVLRSLRRAGLKLDYTRGKRPKPDVSFGPPLPCGATSDAELMDFSSQFFLETSIIESLKSFFPKGIKPLELFYFDKKPPPITSSDLEITYICENCEIDETAKKRFYSDECCSVERIHRGRTKKIELKKYVKNIDTGREGFVFKINFTREGSVRLSELESYFHIKKFSNWKRTVINQR; this is encoded by the coding sequence TTGGGGGGCAACGGTTTTGAGGTGGTGATAAATGGTTTTGCGGAGATACTTTTCAAGGTAAAACATCCGACAAGATACATAGGAAACGAAATAAACTCAACGCTGAAAAGTACAGAACCGCTTTTTTTGTTGTGTTACCCGGATGTATACGAAATCGGAATGTCCAATCTTGGAATTCAAATCCTAAGGCATATTCTCGCCTCGGAAGGTTATAATTCAGAGAGGGTTTTCAGTCCGGACAGAGACCTCGAAAGGGAACTGACCCTTAGAGATCTGCCTCTTTTTTCACTTGAATCCAAGACCCCCGTAAAAAATTTTCCGGTTCTCGGTTTTTCTCTTGAATGCGAACTCAACATAACGAATATGATTAATGTCCTGACTCTCGGCAAAATACCTCTCTCGCGTTTAGAACGCGACGATGATGATCCCGTGGTTATAGCCGGAGGGGCGTCTGTCCTCAATCCTGAACCATGGTCTTTTTTCATTGACGCGTTCGTCGAGGGCGAAGCAGAATTCGTCATCCTCAAAATTGCCCTATTAGCTGAAGAATACAAGAAAAAAAGGATTACACGGCATGAGTTTTTAAAAGAATTGTCCCTTCTCCAAGGCGTCTACGTGCCGGAATTTCCATGCGAAATAGTCGAATATCTCAGGGTAGACGAGCTTTTGTTTGAACACGCTCCCCTTCCTCCCATCGTCCCTTTCATGAAAACCACACACGACAGACAAGCCGTCGAGATATCAAGAGGATGCCCTCGCTCATGTAAATTTTGCCAGGCAGGTTCTGTCTCGAGAAATGTAAGACACCGTCCGGCAAAAGACGTCATAGAAATCGCTAAAGCAGGAATAGAAATGTCCGGCTGGGAAGAACTGTCGCTTTTAAGCCTGTCAGTTTGCGACCATCCTGAACTGGATCTGATGGTCGCCGACCTCTATCCTTATCTGAAAAGAAACAGGACGAACCTCTCTCTTCCGTCTTTGAGGGCTGACAGCGTAAGCGAACATGTTCTCAAAATTGCAGGAGATCTGGGGCACAGAACACTCACCCTCGCCCCGGAAGCGGGAAACGAATCATTGAGAACTTCCATTGGCAAGACCATGAAAGACCAAGATATTTTGACCTCTGTGGAAAGAGCCGTCAAATACGGTTTTGAGAGAATTAAATTTTATTTTATGGTCGGTTTGCCTGGAGAGAAAGACAGGGACTTGGAAGACATAGCGGATCTCGTATTGGATGTCTCCAAAGCGATGAAAAAAAAAGACATCAGGGTTTCAATAGCTCCTTTCGTACCGAGACCTCACACTTTGTTTCAAAACGCACCACAGGAAAGCTACGAAGAAATCACCCGCAAATACTGTCTTATCGCCAATAAACTCCAAAAAATGAGAAGAAACATAAATTTCAGAGATCCAAAAGTTTCGTTTGTCGAGGGTCTTTTGTCGAGAGGAGCAGAGAATATATCCGCCGCCGCTATTTACGCCTTCAACAGCGGTTCGAGATTCGATCAGTGGCACGAGAACTTCAACTTCGAATTATGGAAAGATTCCCTTGAAAGAGCAGGTGTGGACATTCACGGAGAATCCAAAAACCCGTCTTATATTCAAAAGCGCTGGGAAAGGATAAAAGTTCGGCACACCCCTTCAAAACCCCACACAAGAGTTTATGAGAAACTTTCTTTTACCCCTCCCTCGTCAGGTTTCGTGCTTTCAAACCCGGGAAAGGTTTTTTATTACAGACTCAAATACTCCAAAGAAGAACCTCTTCGGCATATTTCACATCTGGAGCTCACAAATGCAGTTCTGCGATCTCTTAGAAGAGCCGGTTTGAAGCTGGATTACACCAGGGGTAAAAGGCCCAAACCGGACGTCAGTTTTGGACCTCCTCTCCCCTGCGGGGCTACATCGGATGCAGAACTGATGGATTTTTCGTCTCAGTTTTTTTTAGAAACAAGTATTATAGAATCCCTGAAGTCTTTTTTCCCCAAGGGAATAAAACCTTTGGAATTGTTTTATTTTGATAAAAAACCGCCCCCCATAACTTCATCGGATCTTGAAATAACATACATCTGTGAAAACTGCGAAATCGACGAAACTGCAAAGAAAAGATTTTATTCAGACGAATGTTGCTCTGTTGAAAGGATTCACAGGGGCAGGACAAAAAAAATTGAATTGAAGAAATACGTCAAAAATATTGATACCGGAAGAGAGGGTTTTGTTTTCAAGATCAATTTCACCAGAGAGGGGTCTGTGAGATTGTCGGAATTGGAGAGTTATTTCCATATAAAAAAATTTTCAAACTGGAAAAGAACAGTTATAAATCAGAGGTAA